The Pedobacter mucosus genome window below encodes:
- a CDS encoding endo-1,4-beta-xylanase — translation MSKLANFSKIIGSTWLYIPLLLIFYSGKAQQTVANYSKDNRGLKDFYQAYFPIGVAVAPRNLSGDEAQLIKKQFNSITAENAMKMGPIQPREGRFYWKDADSIVNFAVKNGIKIRGHNLCWHDQTPSWMFTGKDGKQVTKEVLLQRLKSHITTVVSRYKGKIYAWDVANEAIDDDPTKYLRNSKWFQICGEDFIIKAFEYAHAADPKAKLYYNDYNTERPEKRERIYKLLKSLKNKGVPIDGVGFQAHWSLQEPTETALRKAIERYASLGLKIQFTEVDMSIYPWEKNRRDRKPGESDVFTHELAQKQAAQYAMVFKVFREYKKVITNVTFWNISDRHTWLDEYPVMDRKNYPLLFDTNLQPKKSYWEVINFNNK, via the coding sequence ATGAGTAAGCTTGCTAATTTTTCGAAAATTATAGGATCGACATGGCTATATATTCCATTGTTACTAATTTTTTATTCTGGCAAAGCTCAACAAACCGTTGCTAATTATTCAAAAGATAATCGCGGTTTGAAAGATTTCTATCAAGCCTATTTTCCAATAGGTGTAGCTGTAGCGCCTAGAAATTTATCTGGAGATGAGGCGCAACTGATCAAAAAGCAATTTAATAGCATCACTGCAGAAAATGCAATGAAAATGGGGCCAATACAGCCTCGAGAAGGACGGTTTTATTGGAAAGATGCAGACTCCATTGTTAATTTTGCAGTTAAAAACGGGATAAAAATCCGTGGTCATAATCTCTGTTGGCATGATCAAACACCAAGTTGGATGTTTACCGGGAAAGATGGAAAACAAGTAACTAAAGAAGTTCTTCTGCAAAGATTAAAAAGTCACATTACCACAGTTGTAAGTAGGTACAAAGGAAAAATTTATGCCTGGGATGTAGCAAACGAAGCCATTGATGATGATCCAACAAAGTATTTGAGGAATTCTAAGTGGTTTCAAATATGCGGGGAAGATTTTATCATAAAAGCATTTGAATATGCTCATGCTGCAGATCCTAAAGCAAAACTTTATTACAATGATTACAATACCGAGCGGCCAGAAAAGCGGGAAAGAATTTATAAATTATTAAAAAGTTTGAAAAATAAAGGCGTCCCTATTGATGGTGTTGGTTTTCAAGCGCATTGGTCGTTGCAAGAGCCTACAGAAACTGCGCTTCGGAAAGCAATTGAAAGATATGCTTCACTCGGACTGAAAATTCAATTTACGGAAGTCGATATGTCCATTTATCCATGGGAGAAAAATAGACGTGATCGAAAGCCGGGCGAATCTGACGTTTTTACGCATGAGTTAGCGCAGAAGCAGGCGGCCCAATATGCCATGGTATTCAAGGTATTTCGTGAATATAAAAAAGTTATCACAAATGTCACTTTCTGGAATATTTCTGATCGCCATACTTGGTTAGATGAATATCCGGTGATGGATAGAAAGAATTATCCGCTGCTTTTTGACACCAATCTTCAACCAAAAAAATCTTATTGGGAAGTGATCAATTTTAACAATAAATAA
- a CDS encoding SDR family NAD(P)-dependent oxidoreductase codes for MSKQIAIVTGGGAGLGLAITKKLIEEQIKVIIIGRNEETLKAVALQFGTLCNYKTFDLQNLKGIPALIEEIYSEYGRIDILVNNAGINMKKPLVEVTDDDFASVIQTNLSSVFAISREVVKKMIEAGAGSIVNISSMAAQYGIPKVIAYSAAKTGIEGMTRAMATELSPLGIRINCVAPGFIKTAMSAKALDADPERKNKVLSRTPMGKMGEPEDVAEAVYFFCSAGAKYVTGVIMPVDGGNSIGF; via the coding sequence ATGAGTAAGCAAATTGCCATTGTAACCGGAGGAGGAGCTGGATTAGGATTGGCCATCACTAAGAAATTAATTGAAGAGCAAATCAAAGTCATTATTATTGGTAGAAATGAAGAAACCTTAAAAGCCGTCGCTTTACAATTTGGTACACTGTGCAATTACAAAACATTTGATCTTCAAAACTTAAAAGGAATTCCTGCTCTAATTGAAGAAATATATTCCGAATATGGTCGCATTGATATTTTAGTTAATAATGCGGGTATCAATATGAAAAAACCCTTGGTAGAAGTTACCGATGATGATTTTGCAAGTGTAATCCAGACCAATTTATCATCTGTATTTGCAATTAGTAGAGAAGTTGTAAAAAAAATGATTGAGGCTGGAGCTGGTAGTATTGTAAACATTAGCTCCATGGCGGCGCAATACGGAATTCCAAAAGTTATCGCTTATTCTGCAGCAAAAACCGGAATTGAAGGTATGACAAGGGCAATGGCGACCGAGCTTTCTCCCTTAGGCATAAGGATTAATTGTGTTGCACCGGGTTTTATAAAAACGGCCATGTCAGCAAAAGCTCTGGATGCCGATCCTGAAAGAAAAAATAAAGTTTTGTCGAGAACGCCAATGGGTAAAATGGGTGAGCCTGAAGACGTAGCTGAAGCCGTTTATTTTTTCTGCTCGGCAGGTGCAAAATATGTTACGGGTGTGATAATGCCAGTTGATGGCGGAAATTCAATCGGATTTTAA
- a CDS encoding glycoside hydrolase family 10 protein, translated as MLKNFLYALLTLTLLTYISNAQPLTKIAPKREFRGVWVATVTNIDWPSRPGLTVDQQKQELIGILEKHKSQGMNAIVLQVRPAADAFYAKSREPWSQWLMGKQGLAPAQGYDPLEFAIKEAHFRGMELHAWFNPYRASMSSSAVLSENHAYKKHPDWFFTYGGKKQFDPGIPEVREYIVQVILDVVKGYDVDGIHFDDYFYPYPIEGQRIDDGNTFYKNPNNFSDIKDWRRNNVDLLIKQLDDSIHHYKKYVKFGISPFGIWRNKYEDPEGSASSGLSNYAELYADSRKWVKEGWVDYINPQIYFTFSRRVAPYATLVDWWSNNSYGRHVYVGQGAYLVNSRAEAAWKNPSEVPNQIRYLRANNRIQGSVYFSSKSLSTVARGLSDSLKNDFYKYPALPPQMPWLDEVPPNQPQTLTADAMKDGVHLKWENPAKAKDGETASGYVIYRFAEGEKISILDPKNIIKVSFEDYVSFIDTGVESGKRYSYLVTALDRLKNESEPSGPIGIEVPLTKE; from the coding sequence ATGCTTAAAAACTTCCTATACGCACTTTTAACTTTAACGCTATTAACATATATATCAAATGCACAACCATTAACAAAAATTGCACCAAAAAGAGAATTTAGAGGGGTTTGGGTTGCTACAGTAACCAATATAGACTGGCCTTCCAGACCTGGATTGACGGTTGATCAGCAAAAACAAGAATTGATTGGCATTTTAGAAAAGCACAAAAGCCAGGGGATGAATGCTATAGTTTTGCAAGTTAGGCCTGCCGCCGATGCGTTTTATGCAAAATCTAGAGAGCCTTGGAGTCAGTGGTTAATGGGAAAGCAAGGTTTAGCACCAGCACAAGGTTACGATCCTCTTGAGTTTGCAATTAAAGAGGCTCATTTTAGAGGAATGGAACTACATGCTTGGTTTAATCCATACCGGGCAAGCATGAGCAGTAGCGCTGTTTTAAGTGAAAATCATGCGTATAAAAAACACCCTGATTGGTTTTTTACTTATGGTGGCAAAAAACAATTTGATCCTGGTATACCGGAAGTTAGGGAATATATTGTTCAGGTTATTTTAGACGTTGTTAAAGGTTATGATGTAGATGGAATTCATTTCGACGATTATTTTTACCCTTATCCAATTGAGGGACAACGAATTGATGACGGTAATACCTTTTATAAGAACCCGAATAATTTCTCCGATATTAAAGATTGGAGACGAAACAATGTTGATTTATTGATAAAGCAATTAGACGATAGCATTCATCATTACAAAAAATATGTAAAATTCGGAATCAGTCCCTTTGGAATTTGGCGTAATAAATACGAAGATCCTGAAGGATCTGCAAGTAGCGGTTTATCAAACTATGCCGAACTTTATGCTGATAGTAGAAAGTGGGTAAAGGAAGGCTGGGTTGATTATATTAATCCCCAAATTTACTTCACTTTCAGTAGAAGAGTGGCGCCATATGCAACCTTGGTAGATTGGTGGAGCAATAATAGTTATGGCCGCCACGTCTATGTTGGTCAGGGCGCTTATTTAGTAAATTCGAGAGCTGAAGCAGCTTGGAAAAACCCATCCGAAGTTCCTAATCAAATCCGGTATTTAAGAGCAAATAACAGGATTCAAGGAAGTGTTTACTTTTCATCTAAATCTTTAAGTACCGTAGCTCGGGGACTGAGTGATTCCTTAAAAAATGACTTTTATAAATATCCTGCCTTGCCTCCGCAAATGCCTTGGTTAGATGAGGTTCCACCAAACCAACCGCAAACGCTTACAGCTGATGCAATGAAAGACGGGGTACACTTAAAATGGGAGAATCCAGCAAAGGCAAAAGATGGGGAAACAGCTTCAGGTTATGTAATTTATCGATTTGCTGAAGGTGAAAAAATTTCCATTTTAGATCCAAAAAATATTATTAAGGTGAGTTTTGAAGATTATGTTTCTTTTATTGACACCGGCGTTGAAAGCGGAAAGCGCTATAGTTATTTAGTTACTGCCCTTGATCGATTAAAAAATGAAAGCGAGCCGAGCGGACCAATAGGTATTGAAGTTCCCTTAACAAAAGAATAG